A DNA window from Brassica napus cultivar Da-Ae chromosome C1, Da-Ae, whole genome shotgun sequence contains the following coding sequences:
- the LOC125580037 gene encoding uncharacterized protein LOC125580037: protein MQPSRRSSRLSAKVTSAPVSSAAGPSESSRKRVRKQRRETTPSPPSPPAAVTSSSDDEVEAFQPKEPRYQASRASFQARNQENPDLLRSHITPVSSRFVTSNAAERVVVRSGLIYTLIDCDLFHPNVVKEFIANLGAAENREDGVAVFLRGSMVDFSPTLINALYLILGFEEDPDYMTADIDIVCSFLTDNRVQRWEDMSSKYLTRTNHVLYKLVCSNWIPTTNYTSMNQERLKFLYMLHHHRSFDFGQSVYDQIISFSANVNTDKSRRIIFPTLIQQVIDYQRTVLSFEEDDEYTGYPKLVVKDIKAGRGQGADARSVDLLADIERTIADLKKHSDSLEE from the exons ATGCAACCTTCCCGCAGAAGCTCTCGATTGTCTGCAAAAGTAACATCTGCGCCGGTTTCCTCCGCCGCTGGGCCCTCTGAATCTTCCCGAAAACGAGTCCGCAAGCAGCGCCGAGAAACAACTCCGTCACCACCGTCACCACCTGCTGCAGTTACCTCTTCCTCTGATGACGAGGTTGAAGCTTTCCAACCTAAGGAGCCACGCTATCAAGCAAGTCGTGCCTCTTTCCAGGCACGAAATCAGGAGAATCCCGATTTGCTTCGCTCGCACATCACACCGGTCTCGAGTCGGTTTGTCACAAGCAATGCAGCTGAAAG AGTGGTAGTTAGGTCCGGACTGATCTATACTCTAATTGACTGTGATTTATTTCACCCAAATGTCGTGAAAGAGTTCATTGCGAATCTGGGGGCTGCTGAGAATAGAGAGGATGGCGTTGCTGTATTTCTTCGTGGATCTATGGTAGATTTCTCACCTACACTGATCAATGCTCTGTATCTGATTCTGGGATTTGAAGAGGACCCTGACTACATGACTGCTGACATCGACATTGTGTGCTCGTTTTTGACTGATAATCGAGTGCAACGTTGGGAAGACATGAGCTCCAAATACCTAACTCGGACAAATCATGTGCTCTACAAGCTCGTGTGCTCCAACTGGATACCTACGACTAACTACACTTCAATGAATCAGGAGCGACTCAAGTTCCTCTACATGCTTCATCATCACAGGAGTTTTGATTTTGGTCAGTCTGTTTATGATCAGATCATCAGTTTTTCAGCTAACGTTAACACTGACAAGTCTCGGAGGATCATCTTCCCTACGTTGATTCAGCAAGTCATTGACTATCAACGAACTGTGTTGTCttttgaagaagatgatgagtaCACTGGATATCCGAAGCTCGTTGTCAAAGACATCAAGGCAGGTCGAGGACAGGGTGCTG
- the LOC106366883 gene encoding protein NRT1/ PTR FAMILY 2.3-like, whose product MDRGLGPHFKVPAGSLQVVIMTSASTFIIMNNWLVYPMYQKLTKKRLTPLRKVGIGQVFTILSMVVSAVVEAKRLKTVENNGHSMSVLWLFPPLVIVGIGEAFHFPGNIELFYGEFPESLRNTATSLTSLVIGISFYLSTALIDLIQRTTKWLPNDINSGRVDNVYWVLVVAGVLNFGYFLVCSWFYKYRNLGGDNELDPKDVST is encoded by the coding sequence ATGGACCGTGGGCTTGGTCCTCACTTCAAAGTCCCGGCTGGCTCCCTCCAAGTCGTAATAATGACCTCTGCATCCACCTTTATCATAATGAACAACTGGCTTGTCTATCCCATGTACCAGAAGCTTACCAAGAAGCGGCTAACACCGCTTCGAAAAGTCGGGATAGGCCAGGTGTTCACCATCCTAAGCATGGTAGTCTCTGCGGTTGTGGAAGCAAAGAGGCTGAAAACAGTTGAAAACAACGGACATTCCATGTCAGTGCTATGGCTGTTTCCTCCTCTAGTTATAGTGGGGATAGGCGAGGCCTTCCATTTTCCGGGAAATATTGAATTGTTCTATGGAGAATTCCCAGAGTCTCTGAGGAACACCGCAACTTCATTGACCTCACTGGTGATTGGAATCTCTTTCTATCTGAGCACAGCTCTGATAGATCTGATCCAAAGGACCACCAAGTGGTTACCAAATGACATTAACAGCGGAAGAGTTGACAATGTTTACTGGGTTTTAGTCGTTGCCGGAGTCTTGAATTTCGGATATTTTCTCGTCTGCTCTTGGTTCTACAAATACAGAAATCTCGGAGGTGACAATGAACTAGATCCTAAAGATGTTTCAACCTAA
- the LOC106347220 gene encoding receptor for activated C kinase 1C — protein sequence MAEGLVLKGTMRAHTDMVTAIATPIDNSDIIVTSSRDKSIILWKLTKDEKSYGVAQRRLTGHSHFVEDVVLSSDGQFALSGSWDGELRLWDLATGVSTRRFVGHTKDVLSVAFSVDNRQIVSASRDRTIKLWNTLGECKYTISEADGHKDWISCVRFSPNTLVPTIVSASWDKTVKVWNLQNCKLKSSLAGHSGYLNTVAVSPDGSLCASGGKDGVILLWDLAEGKKLYSLEGGSIIHSLCFSPNRYWLCAATESSIKIWDLESKSVVDELKVDLKAEAEKCDGGVGTGNQKKVNYCTSLNWSADGSTLFSGYTDGVVRVWGIGRY from the exons ATGGCCGAGGGACTCGTACTCAAGGGCACAATGCGCGCCCACACCGACATGGTCACCGCCATCGCCACGCCGATCGACAACTCCGACATCATCGTCACATCGTCCCGCGACAAATCCATCATCCTCTGGAAACTCACCAAGGACGAAAAATCCTACGGCGTCGCGCAGCGCCGACTCACGGGCCACTCTCACTTCGTCGAGGACGTGGTCCTCTCCTCCGACGGGCAGTTCGCCCTCTCCGGAAGCTGGGACGGCGAGCTCCGCCTCTGGGACCTAGCCACCGGCGTCTCCACTCGCAGATTCGTCGGACACACGAAAGACGTCCTCTCGGTGGCCTTCTCCGTCGATAACCGTCAGATCGTGTCCGCCTCTCGTGACCGTACGATCAAGCTCTGGAACACGCTCGGCGAGTGTAAGTACACGATCTCTGAAGCCGATGGGCACAAGGATTGGATTAGCTGTGTGAGGTTTAGCCCCAACACGCTTGTCCCCACCATTGTTTCCGCGTCGTGGGATAAGACCGTGAAGGTGTGGAATTTGCAGAACTGTAAGCTGAAGAGCTCTCTCGCGGGGCACTCTGGTTATCTCAACACGGTGGCGGTTTCGCCTGATGGTTCGCTTTGTGCGAGTGGCGGGAAAGACGGTGTGATCTTGTTGTGGGATTTGGCTGAGGGGAAGAAGTTGTATTCGCTTGAGGGTGGATCGATTATTCACTCGCTGTGTTTCAGTCCGAATAGGTACTGGCTGTGTGCTGCGACTGAGAGTAGTATTAAGATTTGGGATCTCGAGAGTAAGAGTGTTGTTGATGAGTTGAAGGTTGATCTTAAGGCGGAGGCTGAGAAGTGTGATGGTGGTGTCGGAACTGGTAACCAGAAGAAG GTGAACTACTGCACAAGCTTGAACTGGAGTGCAGATGGAAGCACATTGTTCAGTGGTTACACTGATGGAGTTGTCAGGGTCTGGGGTATTGGTCGTTACTAG